A region of Paralichthys olivaceus isolate ysfri-2021 chromosome 24, ASM2471397v2, whole genome shotgun sequence DNA encodes the following proteins:
- the senp7b gene encoding sentrin-specific protease 7b isoform X2, producing MASQYKIPRKKQSQSDSTHIHLQSPLSRLQIPAPPLKDHGDQSDRRRADRMHSGNAPGSSTNGHSDVVKTLLGLNSPNRGGKSAANHRPQGSSRSQSQQGQRERESSSPSNRWHPKRVSDRLLASESLSPPQKKSFDSAASSSATKSVSVVSVDSLRGEGHAGSRGPLTTGARTQRRVGSAGNMTPSQDAAAADGTFQSDRGKTVDSLQNNSSEDDFVSPTRTLVHRTSPPASVSSVMDRRRSLDRTAWTTMAAQREDVRERERRRWREFKDRKSNLLRLRKHKQTPAEPIVLSSEEEDEEEEGGDHRTKMTSQSTSSRPEDESCLRAECSPRAEEGPDKLTLPPYLQLAFTSLHAGLIHADAAGKMMITENGITVPVKVSEGEEGEVTVVASQLRGYGVWDGGVAQGGTLLSGWEGPAPSLLFLWVTDAQAKLLQRELSALSQSSASSGPSCCFLLLVLKEQLQELQAALLASILDMTEYQKGRCSSSSSSSSSSCQGPSSPVDWTDGLLLLHSCPPPLDQHLLVLLGHSTTVGSASSSQRNRKSGLRSSGQQQLPVRLIQYPPPPCKGRISVTREDLARLNAGEFLNDVIIDFYLKFLFLEGVGGSVAERSHVFSSFFYKQLSRRRAAGEDDAPSVPDRHLRHQRVKTWTRHIDIFTKDFLFVPVNQEAHWFLVVVCFPGLEDVQHEEFQTCTGASERATGKRGLSLRRQEPPDCTELGRHSHSVLKRPCVLVMDSLKLSYHENVCRLLRDYLQVEWEVRRRTPRLFTSNNMRSCSCRVPQQDNSSDCGLYLLQYVESFLQNPVVHFELPLHLDNWFPRQQVRQKRKEIRSLIIRMHQSQRHEEET from the exons atgGCGTCTCAGTATAAAATTCCCAGGAAGAAACAGTCCCAGTCTGACTCCACCCACATACACCTGCAGTCACCTCTGTCCCGCCTCCAGATCCCCGCCCCTCCATTAAAG GATCATGGGGATCAGTCTGACAGGAGAAGAGCTGACAGGATGCATTCTGGGAACGCACCGGGCTCCTCTACAAATGGACACAG CGACGTGGTGAAAACGCTGCTGGGACTCAACAGCCCAAACAGAGGGGGAAAgtcagcagccaatcacagaccaCAAGGAAGCTCgaggagccaatcacagcagggacagagagagagagagtcgtcCTCGCCCTCAAACAG ATGGCATCCTAAGAGAGTGTCCGACCGGCTGCTGGCCTCAGAGAGTTTGTCtccaccacagaagaagagttTTGACTCTGCAG cTTCATCCTCGGCCACTAAATCCGTCTCTGTGGTGTCGGTGGACTCTCTGAGAGGTGAGGGGCATGCTGGGAGTCGGGGTCCTTTGACAACGGGAGCAAGAACGCAGAGGAGAGTGGGGTCTGCAGGCAACATGACGCCAAGCCAGGACGCCGCCGCAGCAGACGGGACG TTTCAGAGCGACAGAGGAAAAACGGTGGATTCTCTGCAGAACAACTCGTCAGAGGACGACTTTGTCTCTCCAACCAGAACCCTCGTCCACAGAACGTCTCCCCCCGCCTCCGTCTCTTCTGTGATGGACAGGAGGCGGAGTCTGGACCGGACTGCTTGGACGACCATGGCCGCCCAGAGGGAGGACgtgagggagcgagagagacgGAGGTGGAGAGAGTTCAAAGACAGGAAGTCCAACCTGCTCCgactgaggaaacacaaacagactccAGCAGAACCCA TTGTGTTGTCGAGtgaagaggaagacgaggaagaggaaggtggGGATCACAGAACAAAGATGACATCACAGAGCACCAGCAGCAGGCCGGAGGACGAATCATGTCTGAGAGCG GAATGTTCTCCCAGAGCTGAGGAAGGTCCTGACAAGCTGACGCTGCCTCCTTACCTGCAGCTGGCGTTCACCTCGCTTCACGCTGGCCTGATCCACGCTGACGCTGCCGGGAAGATGATG ATCACTGAAAACGGCATCACTGTTCCTGTGAAAG TGTccgagggggaggagggggaggtgacgGTGGTGGCGTCTCAGCTCCGCGGTTACGGCGTCTGGGATGGAGGCGTGGCTCAGGGTGGGACTCTGCTGAGCGGATGGGAAGGTCCCGCCCCTTCGCTGCTCTTCCTGTGGGTGACGGACGCTCAGgccaaactgctgcagaggGAGCTGTCGGCCTTGAGTCAGAGCTCCGCCTCCTCAG GTCCgtcctgctgcttcctcctgctgGTGTtgaaggagcagctgcaggagcttcAGGCTGCTCTGTTGGCATCCATCCTTGACATGACAGAATATCAGAAGGGAcgctgttcctcctcttcctcctcttcctcctcttcctgtcaggGCCCGTCCTCTCCTGTGGATTGGACTGACGGactcctgctcctccacagcTGTCCTCCTCCCCTGGATCAGCACCTCCTTGTTCTGCTGGGACACTCTACT ACGGTCGGTTCAGCGAGCAGCAGTCAGAGGAACAGGAAGTCCGGTCTGAGGTCATCTggtcagcagcagcttcctgtcag GTTGATCCAGTATCCACCACCGCCCTGCAAAGGCCGCATCTCTGTGACGAGGGAGGACCTGGCCCGTTTGAACGCCGGCGAGTTCCTCAACGACGTCATCATCGACTTCTACCTCAA GTTTCTATTCCTGGAGGGCGTCGGCGGCTCCGTGGCCGAGCGGAGTCACGTCTTCAGCAGCTTCTTCTACAAACAGCTGAGCAGACGGCGAGCTGCAGGAGAGGACGACGCCCCCTCGGTCCC CGATCGTCACCTGAGACATCAGAGGGTGAAGACATGGACTCGTCACATCGACATTTTCACCAAAGACTTCCTGTTCGTGCCTGTCAATCAAGA AGCTCACTGGTTCCTGGTGGTCGTGTGTTTCCCGGGTCTGGAGGACGTGCAGCACGAAGAGTTTCAGACCTGCACAG GAGCATCAGAGCGAGCGACGGGAAAACGAGGCCTGAGTCTGAGACGACAAGAACCTcct gACTGCACTGAGCTCGGCCGCCACAGTCACTCCGTGTTAAAGAG GCCGTGCGTCCTCGTCATGGACTCTCTGAAGCTGTCGTACCATGAAAACGTCTGCAGACTGCTCAGAGA TTACCTGCAGGTGGAGTGGGAAGTGCGTAGACGGACGCCGCGTCTCTTCACGTCGAACAAcatgaggagctgcagctgcagagtccCTCAGCAGGACAACAGCAGCGACTGTGGACTGTACCTGCTGCAGTACGTCGAGAGCTTCCTGCAG AACCCCGTCGTGCACTTTGAACTCCCGTTGCATTTGGACAACTGGTTTCCGCGGCAACAAGTGAGACAGAAGCGCAAGGAGATTCGAAGTCTGATAATAAGGATGCACCAGAGTCAgagacatgaagaagaaacctga
- the senp7b gene encoding sentrin-specific protease 7b isoform X1, with protein MASQYKIPRKKQSQSDSTHIHLQSPLSRLQIPAPPLKDHGDQSDRRRADRMHSGNAPGSSTNGHRTPCKPIFSDVVKTLLGLNSPNRGGKSAANHRPQGSSRSQSQQGQRERESSSPSNRWHPKRVSDRLLASESLSPPQKKSFDSAASSSATKSVSVVSVDSLRGEGHAGSRGPLTTGARTQRRVGSAGNMTPSQDAAAADGTFQSDRGKTVDSLQNNSSEDDFVSPTRTLVHRTSPPASVSSVMDRRRSLDRTAWTTMAAQREDVRERERRRWREFKDRKSNLLRLRKHKQTPAEPIVLSSEEEDEEEEGGDHRTKMTSQSTSSRPEDESCLRAECSPRAEEGPDKLTLPPYLQLAFTSLHAGLIHADAAGKMMITENGITVPVKVSEGEEGEVTVVASQLRGYGVWDGGVAQGGTLLSGWEGPAPSLLFLWVTDAQAKLLQRELSALSQSSASSGPSCCFLLLVLKEQLQELQAALLASILDMTEYQKGRCSSSSSSSSSSCQGPSSPVDWTDGLLLLHSCPPPLDQHLLVLLGHSTTVGSASSSQRNRKSGLRSSGQQQLPVRLIQYPPPPCKGRISVTREDLARLNAGEFLNDVIIDFYLKFLFLEGVGGSVAERSHVFSSFFYKQLSRRRAAGEDDAPSVPDRHLRHQRVKTWTRHIDIFTKDFLFVPVNQEAHWFLVVVCFPGLEDVQHEEFQTCTGASERATGKRGLSLRRQEPPDCTELGRHSHSVLKRPCVLVMDSLKLSYHENVCRLLRDYLQVEWEVRRRTPRLFTSNNMRSCSCRVPQQDNSSDCGLYLLQYVESFLQNPVVHFELPLHLDNWFPRQQVRQKRKEIRSLIIRMHQSQRHEEET; from the exons atgGCGTCTCAGTATAAAATTCCCAGGAAGAAACAGTCCCAGTCTGACTCCACCCACATACACCTGCAGTCACCTCTGTCCCGCCTCCAGATCCCCGCCCCTCCATTAAAG GATCATGGGGATCAGTCTGACAGGAGAAGAGCTGACAGGATGCATTCTGGGAACGCACCGGGCTCCTCTACAAATGGACACAG GACGCCATGTAAACCTATTTTCAGCGACGTGGTGAAAACGCTGCTGGGACTCAACAGCCCAAACAGAGGGGGAAAgtcagcagccaatcacagaccaCAAGGAAGCTCgaggagccaatcacagcagggacagagagagagagagtcgtcCTCGCCCTCAAACAG ATGGCATCCTAAGAGAGTGTCCGACCGGCTGCTGGCCTCAGAGAGTTTGTCtccaccacagaagaagagttTTGACTCTGCAG cTTCATCCTCGGCCACTAAATCCGTCTCTGTGGTGTCGGTGGACTCTCTGAGAGGTGAGGGGCATGCTGGGAGTCGGGGTCCTTTGACAACGGGAGCAAGAACGCAGAGGAGAGTGGGGTCTGCAGGCAACATGACGCCAAGCCAGGACGCCGCCGCAGCAGACGGGACG TTTCAGAGCGACAGAGGAAAAACGGTGGATTCTCTGCAGAACAACTCGTCAGAGGACGACTTTGTCTCTCCAACCAGAACCCTCGTCCACAGAACGTCTCCCCCCGCCTCCGTCTCTTCTGTGATGGACAGGAGGCGGAGTCTGGACCGGACTGCTTGGACGACCATGGCCGCCCAGAGGGAGGACgtgagggagcgagagagacgGAGGTGGAGAGAGTTCAAAGACAGGAAGTCCAACCTGCTCCgactgaggaaacacaaacagactccAGCAGAACCCA TTGTGTTGTCGAGtgaagaggaagacgaggaagaggaaggtggGGATCACAGAACAAAGATGACATCACAGAGCACCAGCAGCAGGCCGGAGGACGAATCATGTCTGAGAGCG GAATGTTCTCCCAGAGCTGAGGAAGGTCCTGACAAGCTGACGCTGCCTCCTTACCTGCAGCTGGCGTTCACCTCGCTTCACGCTGGCCTGATCCACGCTGACGCTGCCGGGAAGATGATG ATCACTGAAAACGGCATCACTGTTCCTGTGAAAG TGTccgagggggaggagggggaggtgacgGTGGTGGCGTCTCAGCTCCGCGGTTACGGCGTCTGGGATGGAGGCGTGGCTCAGGGTGGGACTCTGCTGAGCGGATGGGAAGGTCCCGCCCCTTCGCTGCTCTTCCTGTGGGTGACGGACGCTCAGgccaaactgctgcagaggGAGCTGTCGGCCTTGAGTCAGAGCTCCGCCTCCTCAG GTCCgtcctgctgcttcctcctgctgGTGTtgaaggagcagctgcaggagcttcAGGCTGCTCTGTTGGCATCCATCCTTGACATGACAGAATATCAGAAGGGAcgctgttcctcctcttcctcctcttcctcctcttcctgtcaggGCCCGTCCTCTCCTGTGGATTGGACTGACGGactcctgctcctccacagcTGTCCTCCTCCCCTGGATCAGCACCTCCTTGTTCTGCTGGGACACTCTACT ACGGTCGGTTCAGCGAGCAGCAGTCAGAGGAACAGGAAGTCCGGTCTGAGGTCATCTggtcagcagcagcttcctgtcag GTTGATCCAGTATCCACCACCGCCCTGCAAAGGCCGCATCTCTGTGACGAGGGAGGACCTGGCCCGTTTGAACGCCGGCGAGTTCCTCAACGACGTCATCATCGACTTCTACCTCAA GTTTCTATTCCTGGAGGGCGTCGGCGGCTCCGTGGCCGAGCGGAGTCACGTCTTCAGCAGCTTCTTCTACAAACAGCTGAGCAGACGGCGAGCTGCAGGAGAGGACGACGCCCCCTCGGTCCC CGATCGTCACCTGAGACATCAGAGGGTGAAGACATGGACTCGTCACATCGACATTTTCACCAAAGACTTCCTGTTCGTGCCTGTCAATCAAGA AGCTCACTGGTTCCTGGTGGTCGTGTGTTTCCCGGGTCTGGAGGACGTGCAGCACGAAGAGTTTCAGACCTGCACAG GAGCATCAGAGCGAGCGACGGGAAAACGAGGCCTGAGTCTGAGACGACAAGAACCTcct gACTGCACTGAGCTCGGCCGCCACAGTCACTCCGTGTTAAAGAG GCCGTGCGTCCTCGTCATGGACTCTCTGAAGCTGTCGTACCATGAAAACGTCTGCAGACTGCTCAGAGA TTACCTGCAGGTGGAGTGGGAAGTGCGTAGACGGACGCCGCGTCTCTTCACGTCGAACAAcatgaggagctgcagctgcagagtccCTCAGCAGGACAACAGCAGCGACTGTGGACTGTACCTGCTGCAGTACGTCGAGAGCTTCCTGCAG AACCCCGTCGTGCACTTTGAACTCCCGTTGCATTTGGACAACTGGTTTCCGCGGCAACAAGTGAGACAGAAGCGCAAGGAGATTCGAAGTCTGATAATAAGGATGCACCAGAGTCAgagacatgaagaagaaacctga